Proteins encoded in a region of the Prochlorococcus marinus XMU1408 genome:
- a CDS encoding aspartate kinase — translation MTLLVQKFGGTSLGSIERIKAVAQKIKSSKEKGNDLVVVVSAMGHTTDELTNLASQITIHPPHREMDMLLATGEQVSISLLTMALNELGTPAISLTGTQAGIITESAHGRARILEIRTDRIKNLLEQSKTIVIAGFQGTSLGIGGIAEITTLGRGGSDTSAVALAAALEAEKCEIYTDVPGVLTTDPRIVKNAQLMKSISCDEMLELASLGAAVLHPRAVEIARNFGVTLVVKSSWDNLDGTTLTSKKNHIISKGGIEHRSPVDGLELLEHQAVIALSNIPDRPGIAADLFETLSAGGVNVDLIIQATHQINSNDITFTVAENELDNAHAQCKKLINTIGGEISSQKNLTKLSIYGAGIMGRPGIASSLFQTLSDSGINIRLIATSEVKVSCVIDAESGKKALRSVGDFFKLNDKQVTLNPINENNKEPEVRGIALDKDQIQVSVKNVPDKPGTASSICSTLAEKNISLDTIVQSERKHKDKTKDISFTLKKNDRSEAKFALEELISDWKGSKIEEGNAIVRISAVGSGMPFTKGTAGKIFRALANQNINIEMIATSEIRTTCIISEKYGEIALNEIHSCFHLGKNDI, via the coding sequence ATGACATTGCTGGTTCAAAAATTTGGCGGCACCTCTCTGGGAAGCATTGAGCGAATTAAAGCTGTCGCGCAAAAAATCAAATCAAGTAAAGAAAAGGGAAATGATCTTGTAGTTGTTGTTTCTGCAATGGGACATACAACTGATGAATTAACAAATTTAGCCTCGCAAATAACCATTCATCCACCTCATCGAGAAATGGATATGCTCCTGGCGACTGGAGAACAGGTTTCAATATCACTCTTAACAATGGCCCTTAATGAATTAGGCACACCAGCAATCTCATTAACTGGAACTCAGGCAGGAATCATCACAGAATCTGCCCATGGAAGAGCAAGAATACTTGAGATAAGAACAGATAGAATAAAAAATCTTTTAGAGCAAAGCAAAACAATTGTTATTGCAGGTTTCCAAGGAACCAGTCTTGGCATAGGAGGAATAGCTGAAATCACAACTTTAGGAAGAGGAGGTTCTGACACATCTGCAGTAGCTTTAGCAGCAGCTTTGGAAGCTGAAAAATGTGAAATTTATACTGATGTGCCTGGGGTATTAACAACTGATCCCAGAATTGTTAAAAATGCACAATTAATGAAAAGTATTAGTTGTGATGAAATGTTAGAACTAGCAAGCCTTGGAGCTGCTGTGTTACACCCTCGAGCAGTTGAAATAGCAAGAAATTTTGGAGTCACTCTTGTAGTGAAATCTAGTTGGGACAACCTTGATGGAACTACGCTAACTAGTAAAAAAAATCATATTATTTCTAAAGGTGGAATAGAGCATCGTAGTCCTGTAGATGGTTTAGAGCTTTTAGAGCATCAAGCAGTTATTGCACTTTCAAATATTCCAGATAGGCCAGGAATCGCAGCTGATCTATTTGAAACTCTTTCTGCAGGAGGAGTGAATGTAGATCTTATTATTCAAGCAACACACCAAATCAACTCAAATGATATTACGTTTACTGTTGCAGAAAATGAATTAGATAATGCACATGCTCAATGTAAAAAACTAATTAATACAATTGGAGGTGAAATATCTTCCCAAAAGAACCTTACTAAATTAAGTATTTATGGTGCAGGAATTATGGGAAGACCTGGAATAGCATCTTCTCTCTTCCAAACTCTTTCCGATTCAGGTATAAATATACGACTTATAGCAACAAGTGAAGTGAAAGTAAGTTGTGTTATTGATGCAGAGTCAGGAAAAAAAGCATTACGTAGTGTCGGAGATTTTTTTAAACTTAATGACAAACAAGTTACTCTTAATCCTATAAATGAAAATAACAAGGAGCCAGAAGTCAGAGGAATAGCTTTAGATAAAGATCAAATTCAAGTTAGTGTAAAGAATGTTCCAGATAAGCCGGGTACTGCGTCTTCAATATGTTCCACTTTAGCTGAGAAAAATATCAGCCTTGATACAATAGTTCAATCAGAAAGAAAGCATAAGGATAAGACTAAGGATATAAGTTTCACATTGAAGAAAAATGATAGAAGCGAGGCTAAATTTGCTCTAGAAGAACTAATATCTGATTGGAAAGGCTCAAAGATAGAGGAAGGAAATGCAATAGTTAGAATTAGTGCAGTAGGTTCTGGAATGCCTTTCACAAAAGGGACAGCAGGTAAAATATTTAGAGCTCTAGCAAATCAAAACATCAATATCGAAATGATTGCTACTAGCGAGATAAGAACAACTTGTATTATCTCAGAAAAATATGGTGAAATAGCTTTAAATGAAATACATTCATGTTTTCATTTAGGAAAGAATGATATCTAA
- the uvrB gene encoding excinuclease ABC subunit UvrB: MPEYKLQAPYVPKGDQPDAIKGLVRGINDGEKFQTLLGATGTGKTFTIANLIAQTGRPSLVLAHNKTLAAQLCNELREFFPDNAVEYFISYYDYYQPEAYVPVSDTYIAKTSSINEEIDMLRHSATRSLFERDDVIVVASISCIYGLGIPSEYLKASVKFKVGQSINLRLCLRSLVSNQYTRNDVEISRGRFRVRGDVLEIGPAYDDRLVRLELFGDEVESISYVDPTTGEILTKLESINIYPAKHFVTPKDRLESAIKEIKKELKDRLEFLNQEGKLLEAQRLEQRTIYDLEMLKEVGYCNGVENYARHLSGRDPGSAPECLIDYFPKNWLLLIDESHVTCPQLRAMYNGDQSRKKVLIDHGFRLPSAADNRPLKDVEFWQKAQQTVFISATPGDWELSQSTGNIVEQVIRPTGVLDPLVEVRPTNGQVEDLLFEIRKRASKNQRILVTTLTKRMAEDLTDYLSENKIRVRYLHSEIHSIERIEIIQDLRLGEYDVLVGVNLLREGLDLPEVSLVVILDADKEGFLRAERSLIQTIGRAARHVEGLALLYADKMTDSMSKAISETERRREIQEIYNIKNGITPKPAGKKANNSILSFLELSRRLNQDGNSDDFVDIADKLIDHSSNDLDSGLSLDALPELIEKLESKMKTTAKDLDFEKAAVLRDRIKKLRHRLVGN; encoded by the coding sequence ATGCCTGAATATAAACTCCAAGCTCCATATGTACCAAAAGGTGATCAACCTGATGCTATTAAAGGTCTTGTTAGAGGTATAAATGATGGTGAAAAGTTTCAAACACTTTTAGGCGCAACTGGTACTGGTAAGACCTTTACGATAGCTAATTTAATTGCTCAAACTGGGAGGCCTTCATTAGTTTTAGCTCATAATAAAACACTTGCAGCTCAATTATGTAATGAGTTAAGAGAATTTTTTCCTGATAATGCGGTTGAATACTTTATTTCTTATTATGATTATTATCAGCCTGAAGCCTATGTTCCAGTTAGTGATACATACATAGCTAAGACATCTTCAATTAATGAAGAAATTGATATGTTACGCCACTCCGCAACTAGATCTTTGTTTGAACGAGATGATGTAATAGTGGTAGCTTCAATTAGTTGTATTTATGGCTTAGGAATTCCAAGCGAATATTTAAAGGCTTCTGTAAAGTTTAAAGTTGGTCAAAGTATTAATTTACGATTGTGCCTTAGATCATTAGTTTCTAATCAATATACTCGTAATGATGTAGAAATAAGTAGAGGTAGATTTAGAGTTAGAGGAGATGTTTTAGAAATAGGACCAGCATATGATGACAGATTAGTTAGACTTGAATTATTTGGAGATGAAGTGGAAAGTATTAGTTATGTTGATCCAACTACTGGAGAAATCCTGACTAAACTTGAGTCGATTAATATTTATCCTGCAAAACATTTTGTAACACCAAAGGATCGCTTAGAATCTGCAATTAAAGAAATAAAAAAAGAATTAAAAGATAGATTAGAATTTCTTAATCAAGAAGGTAAATTACTTGAAGCACAAAGGTTAGAACAACGAACAATATATGACTTAGAAATGTTAAAAGAAGTTGGTTATTGTAATGGAGTTGAAAACTATGCCCGTCATTTATCTGGGAGAGATCCAGGCTCTGCGCCAGAGTGTCTTATTGATTATTTCCCTAAAAATTGGTTGTTACTTATTGATGAAAGTCATGTTACTTGTCCTCAATTAAGAGCTATGTATAATGGTGATCAGTCAAGAAAAAAAGTATTAATAGACCATGGATTTAGATTACCAAGTGCGGCTGATAATCGTCCTCTGAAAGATGTTGAATTCTGGCAAAAAGCACAACAAACAGTTTTCATAAGTGCTACTCCTGGCGATTGGGAATTATCTCAAAGTACAGGAAATATAGTTGAACAAGTGATCAGACCAACCGGTGTTTTAGATCCTCTAGTTGAAGTAAGACCAACCAATGGGCAGGTTGAAGATTTACTTTTTGAGATTAGAAAAAGGGCATCCAAAAATCAAAGAATACTTGTTACAACTTTAACAAAAAGAATGGCGGAAGATCTCACTGATTATTTGTCTGAGAATAAAATAAGAGTTCGCTATTTACATTCAGAGATTCATTCAATAGAAAGAATTGAAATTATTCAAGATTTAAGACTTGGAGAATACGATGTTTTGGTAGGAGTTAATTTGTTAAGAGAAGGCTTAGATTTACCCGAAGTTTCACTTGTAGTAATACTTGATGCTGATAAAGAGGGATTTTTAAGAGCAGAAAGATCTTTGATTCAAACTATTGGTAGGGCAGCAAGGCATGTGGAAGGTTTAGCTTTGCTTTATGCTGATAAAATGACAGACTCTATGTCTAAAGCCATAAGTGAAACGGAAAGGCGACGTGAAATACAAGAAATTTATAATATCAAGAATGGCATAACTCCTAAACCAGCTGGTAAGAAAGCCAATAATTCAATTCTTTCATTTTTAGAGCTATCTAGAAGATTAAATCAAGATGGAAACTCCGATGACTTTGTTGATATTGCAGATAAGTTAATTGATCATAGTTCTAATGATTTGGATTCTGGTTTATCTTTAGATGCTCTGCCTGAGTTAATTGAAAAATTGGAATCTAAAATGAAAACAACTGCTAAAGATCTAGATTTTGAAAAGGCGGCAGTTCTTAGAGATCGTATTAAGAAATTAAGACATAGATTAGTAGGTAATTAA